The Meiothermus sp. genome segment GTTCGTCGTTGACCTGCACCACCGGTGCGGTATGACAAGAGCCCAGGCATTCCACCTTCTGGATGCTAAAAAGGCCGTCGGGGGTTACATCGCCCCGCAAGATACCAAGCTCCTGCACCAGCTCATCCCACAGTTCGTCGGCCCCGCCAATGGCGCAGCTCAGGGTGGCGCATACCTGAAGGTGGTACTTGCCGGTAGGCAAGGCCTGGTAGTAGCTGTAAAAGCTCATCACGCCCGCTACCTCGGTCGCGGTGGTACCCAGGATCTGGGCTATTTCCTCTTGGCGTTCAGGCGAAATCCAGCCTTCGTCCTGCTGAACCCGCCGAAGCATGGGCATCAGTGCGGCCCGTCGTCCCTGGGGCGTGTCGGGGTATTGCGCGAACACACCCCGAAGCCAGTCTTGTTTATCGTCGAAAAATCCCATATGCCTCCGCAAACATTCGAGTGCCTGGTTTGGGCGGCAAGACCCTCGTCACCAGACCTCCCATAATCATCGATCTACGTCACCCATCACCGGATCTAAAGAAGCGATCACCGCCACCATATCGGCCATCTGCACGCCCTTGCAGGCGTAGGGCAGACTTTGCAGGTTGACAAAGCTGGGCGAACGCACCTTGACCCGGTAAGGCATCGAACCTCCGTCTGAGACGATGTAATAGCCCAGCTCGCCCCGCGCACTCTCGGTCGGCACATAGACCTCGCCCAAAGCCGGATGGAAGCCCTCGGTCACCAGCTTGAAGTGATAGATGACAGCCTCCATCGAGGTTTCCAGCAGATGGCGGGGCGGCAAGGAAATTTGCGGGTTGGGGTCACGGATGGGGCCGGGGCCCATGGCCTCGAGCCGCTCCACAGCCTGCCGGATGATCTTGACTGACTCGCGCATCTCGAGGATGCGAATCACCATGCGGTCGAAGATATCGCCGCCGGTCAGTACCGGTACGTCAAAGTTGTAGGTTTCGTAGCCCGCGTAGGGATAGGCTTTGCGCACATCGTAGTTCACCCCAGAAGCCCTTAGGCTTCCCCCGGTGAGGGAAAGGTTGATGGCCGCCTCGGTCGGAATGACCGAGACCCCCCGGGCCCGCTCGTAGAAGATGGGGCTTTCCCTGAACAGCGCTTCATACTCGTCGATACGGGCTGGCATCTGGGCAATAAACTTCTTGACCTCCCCCAAAAACTCCGGCGGCAGGTCTTCCTTGAGGCCCCCTATGCGGATGTAGTTGTGGTGGAAACGCTGACCCGAAACCCACTCGAAAAGGTCGAGCACCGCCTCCCGCTCACGAAAAGCATAGAAAAAGGGCGTCAGTGCGCCAAAGTCCAGCAGGCCGGTACCCAGGAAAACCAGGTGCGAGGCAATACGAGAGAGTTCGTTGAGGAGAATGCGAATGGCCTGGGCTCGAGGAGGCACCTCCGCTCCTACCAGCTTTTCCACGCTCAGGGCATAGGCCAGGTCGTGGCTAAAGCTGTGCAGGTAGTCCATGCGGGGGGTGTAGGTGATGCACTGGGTGTAGGTGCGGTTCTCCATGTTCTTTTCGAAGCCGGTATGGAGATAGCCGATGTGCGGGGTCAGGCGTAGAATCTGCTCCCCCGAAAGGTCCACCACCACCCTGAGCACTCCGTGGGTAGAGGGGTGCTGGGGCCCCACGTTCAGGGTCATGACCTCGGACTTGAGTTCGGGTGCGTCGGCAATATCGTAGGCTTCCACCGAGGGGCTGTGCAGCTTTTGCGGGTCGCGCACCATCAGTTGCCTCCTTTAACCACTTTTTGAACCTCGGCCGCAACCTCCTGGACGCCCTTGCGGGTGCCTCCGCGCCAGCCAGTCATACCCCCCTTATCGCCCGACAGGCCGGCCCTAAAGGCGTCGGGGTCGATGAAACGTCCCTCCTTGAACAAGGTTGGGGTCTCGCCCAGGGGGAAGTCCTTGCGCAGGGGGTGGCCTTCTAAGTCTTCGGGGGTCAGAATCTTGCGCAAATCCGGGTGGCCCTCGAAGCGAATACCGAGCAAATCGTACACTTCGCGCTCGAGGTAGTCGGCGCCCATCCACAGGTCGGTCAGGCTGGGCAAGCTGGGGTTGGCCTCGGGCACATACACCCGAATAAACACCCGGCTGCCGTCGCCCCCCTGATAGCCGGGCAACGACACCAGTTCATACACCACGCAAAAACGCTCGGGCTTGGGGCTCGGGTATGTCAGGTAATCAATACCCACCACATTGGCCAGGTAGTTCCAGCCCTGGCTCTTAAGAGCCGCCAGCAGCGCTTTGAACTCACCCCGGGGCACCACCACCCAGGTGTTGCCATGGGCTTCCTCGATATCCCAGCCGTTGGCTCGAGCCTGGTCTAGTAGCTGTGTCAGCTTGTGCATATCCACCTCTGTGGGGTCTAGCGCTTCCAGGCCTCTATCTTGGGCAGTTTGCGGCCTTCGTCGTCGCGGGCCTTTCCCTGAATTTTTTTCTGCAGCTGCATCACCGCGTAGATCAGGGCCTCGGGCCGGGGCGGACAACCCGGCACATAGACATCCACCGGCACCACGCTGTCCACGTTTTGCACAATGGCGTAGTTGTTGAACATGCCTCCCGAAGAGGCACAGGCCCCCATCGAAATCACCCACTTGGGGTCGGGCATCTGGTCGTAGACCCGGCGCATCACCGGGGCCATCTTCTTGGAGAGCCGCCCGGCCACTATCATCACATCGGCCTGGCGAGGTGAGGCCCTGAACACCTCCGAGCCAAAGCGCGAGAGGTCGTTGCGGGCATCGGTCGAGGCCATCATTTCGATGGCGCAGCAAGCCAGCCCGAAGGTTGCGGGCCAAAGGCTGTTCGAGCGCCCCCAGGCGATAAGCTTCTCGAGGGTGGTAAACAGGATGCCCTCGTTCTCGAGCTCCTGCACATCCTTGGTAAACAGATCCGTTAGGGTTGCCATTCTCAAGACCTCCGTTGCAGGTCACAGGTCGTAGGTCTCGAGTTTTTTTGACCTGAGACTTGCGAAAGCGTAGCTAGTGCCACTTCATCACACCCTTGTACCACTCGTAAAGAAAGCCCACGAACAACAGCACCGTAAAAACCAGCAGGCCCCAGAAGCCCACCACCCCTACGGTGCCTGCGCTCACCGCATAGGGCCACAAAAAGGCTACCTCCACGTCAAAGATGATGAACAGCATGGCCACCGCGTAAAAGTGCACCGGGAAGCGCTTGACCTCCCCAGCCGGGTCGTTGCCCGACTCATAGGGCATTAGCTTGAAACGCCCTCCTTTTTTGGGGCCCAGAATGGCTCCTACCACAGTTGCCAGAATGGCAATGCCAACCGCAACAGCCAGGTACACCAGTAAAGCCTGATATTCACTTATGGGTGACATGCGCCTCCTCTTGAGCAGTTTGGCTTGTGCCGGTCTTCACGAGATTATCCAGACCTTTGCAGCCTACCGCACTTCCTATCGCCAACATCTTACACTTCTACCTTCACGACGCAAATATCGCTACAGATTAATCCTATTTTGGAATGCCTACCAACACTGTAGATGATCCTACCGAGAATGTACAGTAGAGAAAGTTCGAGCAAGATGGCTCTAATAGCCATAAATCAGTCTAGACCCGCTGAAGCGCTTTTCATTGAACTCGAGCCATCCTGGGCTAATACCGGAATGACACTTTACAAAACCAAAAACCCCAGAGTTTGTCTTTTGAATCCTGGAACACCCCCCTCTTCGGTCGGGTTGCTTTGTCACGGTTCACTAAGAATCTGGTACAAAAATCCTTGGTCCTGGATCAAGGTTGGCGCTTGAAC includes the following:
- the nuoE gene encoding NADH-quinone oxidoreductase subunit NuoE; translated protein: MGFFDDKQDWLRGVFAQYPDTPQGRRAALMPMLRRVQQDEGWISPERQEEIAQILGTTATEVAGVMSFYSYYQALPTGKYHLQVCATLSCAIGGADELWDELVQELGILRGDVTPDGLFSIQKVECLGSCHTAPVVQVNDEPYVECVTKARLHALLRGLREGKRLEEIVLPGKVGHEVHVRGEEVGV
- the nuoD gene encoding NADH dehydrogenase (quinone) subunit D; this encodes MVRDPQKLHSPSVEAYDIADAPELKSEVMTLNVGPQHPSTHGVLRVVVDLSGEQILRLTPHIGYLHTGFEKNMENRTYTQCITYTPRMDYLHSFSHDLAYALSVEKLVGAEVPPRAQAIRILLNELSRIASHLVFLGTGLLDFGALTPFFYAFREREAVLDLFEWVSGQRFHHNYIRIGGLKEDLPPEFLGEVKKFIAQMPARIDEYEALFRESPIFYERARGVSVIPTEAAINLSLTGGSLRASGVNYDVRKAYPYAGYETYNFDVPVLTGGDIFDRMVIRILEMRESVKIIRQAVERLEAMGPGPIRDPNPQISLPPRHLLETSMEAVIYHFKLVTEGFHPALGEVYVPTESARGELGYYIVSDGGSMPYRVKVRSPSFVNLQSLPYACKGVQMADMVAVIASLDPVMGDVDR
- a CDS encoding NADH-quinone oxidoreductase subunit C; translation: MHKLTQLLDQARANGWDIEEAHGNTWVVVPRGEFKALLAALKSQGWNYLANVVGIDYLTYPSPKPERFCVVYELVSLPGYQGGDGSRVFIRVYVPEANPSLPSLTDLWMGADYLEREVYDLLGIRFEGHPDLRKILTPEDLEGHPLRKDFPLGETPTLFKEGRFIDPDAFRAGLSGDKGGMTGWRGGTRKGVQEVAAEVQKVVKGGN
- a CDS encoding NADH-quinone oxidoreductase subunit B family protein yields the protein MATLTDLFTKDVQELENEGILFTTLEKLIAWGRSNSLWPATFGLACCAIEMMASTDARNDLSRFGSEVFRASPRQADVMIVAGRLSKKMAPVMRRVYDQMPDPKWVISMGACASSGGMFNNYAIVQNVDSVVPVDVYVPGCPPRPEALIYAVMQLQKKIQGKARDDEGRKLPKIEAWKR
- a CDS encoding NADH-quinone oxidoreductase subunit A, with protein sequence MSPISEYQALLVYLAVAVGIAILATVVGAILGPKKGGRFKLMPYESGNDPAGEVKRFPVHFYAVAMLFIIFDVEVAFLWPYAVSAGTVGVVGFWGLLVFTVLLFVGFLYEWYKGVMKWH